A single Chryseobacterium sp. DNA region contains:
- a CDS encoding tetratricopeptide repeat protein gives MEEYFGNELVKKFEEMMENNDEFYFDTEELEDIVVYYLELGDFNYADMAVNYGLKLHPNSLDIKIKKLEILLEWEEYNTAKDLINELKGASMENTDFLVCYAKYYSNLGNPRKSIEICKKALTLEEEENFLHNFIADEYVNLGDPFNALKHYRKALKEDPSDEYALENCMVCFSDLNKSEEAIAFLNEYLDEFSYSETAWFEYGQFYFNRKNYEEAIRGYDYLLAINSNSVGVYANKAACYEALGQYQKAIEIYEEMLELEYTKAFTFYKIGLCHKALKQPILALNSFQKSLREDPQFYLAMMEQSYLYEEMGGMSEALHFAKEATQLNENNLDYQKRLAFLFIDSGKFEESLSCLKKLVNDEPSRFYNWYAYSEVLMLLGEYEEAITVLNNAVKNHHRAELYYQLSNCFFNLKNKEKGMDSLQLAIDLDPSLVKDMQKKYPFIKDEVKKVKASRVKKKQ, from the coding sequence TTGGAAGAGTATTTTGGAAATGAACTTGTAAAAAAGTTCGAGGAAATGATGGAAAATAATGATGAATTCTACTTTGATACAGAAGAGTTGGAAGACATTGTTGTTTATTATTTGGAGCTTGGAGACTTTAATTACGCTGATATGGCGGTTAATTACGGGTTGAAGCTTCACCCTAATTCTTTAGATATCAAGATTAAAAAACTTGAAATTCTTTTGGAATGGGAAGAATATAATACGGCGAAAGACCTTATCAATGAGCTGAAAGGTGCTTCTATGGAAAACACAGACTTTTTGGTTTGTTACGCCAAGTATTATTCGAACTTAGGAAATCCCAGAAAATCCATTGAAATTTGTAAAAAAGCATTGACATTGGAGGAAGAAGAAAATTTCCTTCACAACTTTATTGCAGATGAATATGTTAATCTTGGAGATCCTTTTAACGCTCTTAAACATTACAGGAAAGCACTTAAAGAAGATCCTTCCGACGAATATGCGCTGGAAAACTGTATGGTGTGTTTCAGTGACCTGAACAAGAGTGAGGAGGCTATCGCCTTTCTTAATGAATATTTAGATGAATTTTCCTATTCAGAAACAGCTTGGTTTGAATACGGACAATTCTATTTTAACAGAAAGAATTACGAAGAAGCCATCAGGGGATATGATTACCTGCTGGCAATCAATTCAAACTCTGTGGGAGTGTACGCCAATAAAGCAGCCTGTTATGAAGCCTTAGGCCAATACCAGAAAGCTATTGAGATCTATGAAGAAATGCTTGAGCTGGAATATACGAAAGCATTTACCTTTTATAAGATCGGATTATGCCATAAAGCTTTAAAACAACCTATTTTAGCTTTAAACTCATTCCAAAAATCGCTGAGAGAAGACCCTCAGTTTTACCTGGCGATGATGGAACAGTCTTACCTGTACGAAGAAATGGGAGGAATGTCAGAAGCGTTGCATTTTGCAAAAGAAGCAACCCAGCTGAATGAAAATAACCTTGACTATCAGAAGAGATTGGCATTCTTATTCATTGATTCAGGAAAATTTGAAGAAAGCTTGTCCTGCCTGAAAAAACTGGTCAATGATGAGCCTTCAAGGTTTTACAACTGGTATGCCTATTCAGAAGTATTAATGCTTTTAGGTGAATATGAAGAAGCAATAACGGTTTTAAATAATGCGGTAAAAAACCACCATAGAGCCGAACTGTATTACCAGTTAAGCAATTGTTTTTTCAATTTGAAAAATAAGGAAAAAGGTATGGATTCGCTTCAGCTGGCCATAGACCTTGATCCGTCCCTGGTAAAAGATATGCAGAAAAAATACCCGTTCATTAAAGATGAGGTAAAAAAAGTGAAAGCCAGTAGAGTGAAGAAAAAACAATAA
- a CDS encoding zinc-binding alcohol dehydrogenase family protein, whose translation MKAAVVFEKGSTPQYADFSEPKITPGKEVLVSVKAASIKNLDKARAGGNHYSTENDAHQPKIIGSDGTGYLEDGTKVYFFSKKGTVAERVAADKELIVIIPENLDFSVAAALPNAVMGSAMGLKCKADIQPGDTVLINGGTGITGKIAVQIAKLYGAGKIIVTGRNEKVLQSLHELGADEVISLQADDQSFQQKVKDLHDETPVDIILDYIWGHPVEMILKAIKGDGAFSHTTRLVSVGGMSGDSIQLSSQILRGTDLHISGSGLGSWTKKEMQLLFSQIIPEMFQAAVNGKIKIETENADIKNIESIWNAELPSGKRLVITI comes from the coding sequence ATGAAAGCAGCAGTCGTATTTGAAAAAGGAAGTACACCTCAATATGCAGATTTTTCTGAACCAAAAATCACTCCGGGAAAAGAAGTCCTGGTTTCGGTAAAGGCCGCGTCCATTAAAAACCTGGATAAAGCGAGAGCGGGCGGAAATCATTATTCCACGGAAAATGATGCACACCAGCCTAAAATTATCGGTTCAGACGGAACCGGATATCTGGAAGACGGAACCAAAGTCTATTTTTTCAGTAAAAAAGGAACCGTAGCCGAAAGGGTAGCCGCAGATAAAGAATTAATCGTCATTATCCCTGAAAATCTTGACTTTTCTGTAGCTGCTGCGTTGCCCAATGCGGTGATGGGTTCAGCAATGGGCTTAAAATGTAAGGCAGATATTCAGCCCGGAGATACGGTACTCATCAATGGCGGCACAGGAATTACCGGTAAAATAGCCGTGCAGATCGCCAAATTATATGGAGCAGGGAAAATTATTGTGACCGGAAGAAATGAAAAGGTGCTGCAGTCATTACATGAATTGGGAGCCGATGAGGTTATATCCCTGCAGGCAGATGACCAAAGCTTTCAGCAGAAAGTGAAGGATTTACATGATGAAACGCCGGTTGATATCATCCTGGATTATATTTGGGGACACCCGGTGGAAATGATTTTAAAAGCGATTAAAGGAGATGGTGCCTTTTCCCATACAACAAGATTGGTTTCTGTAGGAGGAATGAGCGGAGATAGTATTCAGTTGTCTTCCCAGATCTTAAGAGGGACTGATCTTCATATTTCAGGTTCAGGATTGGGAAGCTGGACAAAAAAAGAAATGCAGCTCCTGTTTTCACAAATTATTCCCGAAATGTTCCAGGCAGCTGTTAATGGAAAAATTAAAATAGAGACCGAAAATGCAGATATAAAGAATATTGAATCTATCTGGAACGCAGAATTGCCAAGCGGAAAAAGGCTTGTCATAACAATTTAA
- a CDS encoding Crp/Fnr family transcriptional regulator, protein MFEHIKNRFPFPKEKWRKFLSCFYRMEVPAKTLLMNEGEISYHAFYLEKGAVRAWYNNDGKDVTFQFFLENTMFSSLESFKKGLPGMVSFETIEPCVLYRIKKPDVEAFLEEVYENPELRTLFMDALFERVFDYMKHFFSFIKDSPQQRYINLTKEKPEIIKRIPQHYIASYLGITTVHLSRIKSKIRKDSLF, encoded by the coding sequence ATGTTTGAACATATAAAAAACAGGTTTCCCTTTCCGAAAGAAAAGTGGCGGAAATTTCTAAGCTGTTTCTACCGTATGGAAGTTCCTGCCAAAACCCTGCTCATGAATGAAGGGGAAATTTCTTATCATGCTTTCTACCTGGAAAAGGGAGCCGTGAGGGCATGGTATAACAATGACGGCAAAGATGTAACCTTTCAGTTTTTCCTTGAAAATACAATGTTTTCTTCCCTTGAAAGCTTTAAAAAAGGACTTCCGGGTATGGTGTCTTTTGAGACCATAGAACCCTGCGTTTTGTATAGAATCAAAAAACCGGACGTGGAAGCCTTCCTTGAGGAAGTGTATGAAAATCCTGAGCTCAGAACTTTATTTATGGATGCTCTGTTTGAAAGAGTTTTTGATTATATGAAGCATTTCTTCTCATTTATTAAAGACTCGCCCCAACAGCGGTATATCAACCTTACCAAAGAAAAACCGGAAATCATTAAAAGGATTCCCCAGCATTATATCGCTTCGTATTTGGGAATTACAACAGTACATTTAAGCAGGATCAAAAGTAAAATACGGAAAGACAGCCTTTTTTAG